The following are from one region of the Nitrospirota bacterium genome:
- a CDS encoding NAD(P)H-flavin reductase has protein sequence ANAPHHDELLEFHIRRIEGGEFTDHVFNEMKEGDIIRIEGPKGTFFLREDSERPIIMLATGTGFGPIKGMIEHMVAEQSSRPVYVYWGARNEADLYADNEIRGWADSFPNIRYRPVLSQPDAGWNGRTGYVQDAVSADFEDLEGFELYACGHPAMVYSAKDALVARGMDPDHCYSDAFEWAKDSK, from the coding sequence GCCAATGCGCCGCACCACGATGAACTGCTGGAGTTCCATATCCGCCGTATTGAGGGTGGTGAGTTCACCGACCATGTCTTCAATGAGATGAAAGAGGGTGACATCATCCGCATCGAGGGGCCCAAGGGCACCTTCTTCCTGCGCGAGGACTCCGAGCGTCCCATTATCATGCTGGCTACCGGTACCGGTTTCGGTCCGATCAAGGGGATGATCGAGCACATGGTGGCCGAGCAGTCGAGCCGTCCGGTCTATGTCTACTGGGGGGCACGTAATGAAGCCGATCTGTATGCGGACAATGAGATCCGCGGCTGGGCCGATAGCTTCCCCAATATTCGCTACCGTCCGGTACTCTCCCAGCCCGATGCCGGCTGGAATGGCCGCACCGGTTATGTGCAGGATGCAGTAAGCGCCGACTTTGAGGATCTGGAGGGTTTCGAGCTCTATGCCTGTGGTCACCCGGCGATGGTCTACAGCGCCAAGGATGCTCTCGTCGCCCGCGGCATGGATCCCGATCACTGCTACTCCGATGCCTTCGAGTGGGCCAAGGACAGTAAATAA
- a CDS encoding response regulator transcription factor, producing the protein MKARVLVIDDEEDIRYTFGRFLEAEGYEPVAARGYDEAVAALTREDFDLIVADILLGGRTGLELLGEVHERGLCAPVVMVTGAPSIETAAEAVRLGAYDYLPKPVDIRELLAVIQNLQPRRTSETGTPWSLNTTTWILTTPDRAQHDLTKSELQILSTLAISHGEAVTRQQLYTALGIPGYSPETRSLDIQISRLRRRFTTEDYTIPIKTVHGIGYLFGEPIAVTK; encoded by the coding sequence ATGAAAGCCAGAGTTCTGGTCATCGACGACGAGGAGGACATTCGGTACACCTTCGGGCGGTTCCTTGAGGCCGAGGGCTACGAGCCCGTGGCCGCCCGGGGTTACGACGAGGCGGTGGCGGCCCTCACGAGGGAGGACTTCGACCTCATCGTGGCCGATATCCTCCTGGGGGGAAGGACCGGCCTGGAGCTCCTGGGAGAGGTCCACGAGCGGGGGCTCTGCGCCCCCGTGGTGATGGTCACCGGCGCCCCCAGCATCGAGACGGCGGCCGAGGCGGTGCGCCTGGGCGCCTATGACTACCTGCCCAAGCCCGTCGATATCCGTGAGTTGCTCGCGGTCATACAGAACCTCCAGCCGCGCCGCACCAGTGAGACCGGGACACCGTGGTCACTGAACACCACCACCTGGATATTAACGACACCTGACCGGGCACAGCATGATCTGACAAAGTCCGAACTGCAGATCCTCAGCACACTTGCCATTAGCCATGGGGAGGCGGTGACGCGACAACAGCTTTACACGGCACTAGGTATTCCTGGCTACTCCCCAGAGACACGCAGCCTCGATATTCAGATCTCCCGGCTGCGCCGCCGCTTTACCACCGAGGATTACACCATCCCCATTAAAACAGTGCACGGTATTGGATATCTGTTTGGCGAACCGATAGCTGTAACGAAGTAG